One genomic region from Biomphalaria glabrata chromosome 7, xgBioGlab47.1, whole genome shotgun sequence encodes:
- the LOC106062253 gene encoding uncharacterized protein LOC106062253: MEVEDVEYDPATQVSKPDNTEPVPGLARNPSSVNKKDAKKNTTDSKIITVQTKNTNDAQNKTKKDIIRQPVQKGIQMAGDFFGRMATLIVMVVTTINTTIVCVNDLTNGNYWSGGLHAFLLAFIHIPVIVIMIWLMVKAKVQSIYRKIRPGKVNETIIVTEINELDGQITEVQKEIPKEQKSKVDKATTLLRKGEQLGKTLEGGQINKAFG; encoded by the exons AGTTCCTGGACTAGCTCGAAACCCCTCGTCAGTCAACAAGAAAGACGCTAAGAAGAACACCACAGACAGCAAGATAATCACAGTCCAGACAAAAAACACAAATGATGCCCAAAATAAAACCAAGAAAGACATTATACGGCAACCAGT CCAAAAAGGGATCCAGATGGCCGGGGACTTCTTCGGCCGAATGGCCACGCTAATCGTGATGGTGGTGACAACAATAAACACAACAATAGTCTGCGTCAATGACCTGACAAATGGCAATTACTGGTCAGGTGGATTGCACGCCTTTCTCCTTGCTTTTATTCACATTCCTGTCATTGTCATCATGATCTGGCTCATGGTCAAAGCAAAG GTGCAatctatttatagaaaaatacgaccaggaaaagtgaacgaaACTATTATTGTGACGGAGATCAATGAATTGGACGGTCAAATCACTGAAGTCCAGAAAGAAATTCCAAAGGAACAGAAGTCGAAAGTTGATAAAGCTACGACATTACTGCGAAAAGGGGAACAACTGGGTAAAACATTGGAAGGTGGACAGATCAACAAAGCTTTTGGATGA
- the LOC106051141 gene encoding 2-aminomuconic semialdehyde dehydrogenase-like, whose product MSQLVTVNNFIDGKFVTTKEYLDSFDPSTGQVWARVSNSSADEVDTAVQAAEKAFPQWSVTPVEQRSKLMLKIADLIEARLDEFAEVESHDQGKPVSLAKRIDIPRLIHNFRYFATYCLHDLNSSTVQLEASATNYTVKCPVGVAGLISPWNLPLYLLSFKIAPAIACGNTVVAKPSEMTSVSTQLLCQVFQEAGVPKGVINIVYGYGWTAGTALVEHPRVPLISFTGGTATGEVIRKSAAHLNKRFSLELGGKNPAIIFDDCSFEKCVETTIRSSFVNQGEVCLCTSRIFVQRGIYEKFLEAFVAKAKALVVGDPKDPNTFCGALISKQHREKVVGYIEGARSGGATIRCGHGVEHLSLPDRCQNGYFVQPTVISDLPDSAPAMMDEIFGPVTCVVPFDDEAEVIQRANSVRYGLCATLWTENVSRVHRMSPKLESATIWVNCWLVRDLNMPFGGMKDSGTGKEGGKYSTEFFTQEKTICIQH is encoded by the exons ATGTCCCAGCTTGTAACTGTCAACAACTTTATTGACGGAAAATTTGTAACGACTAAGGAATACCTTGATAGTTTTGACCCATCTACTGGCCAGGTTTGGGCTAGGGTGTCTAACAGCTCTGCAGACGAAGTTGATACAGCTGTTCAAGCTGCAGAAAAAGCCTTTCCACA ATGGTCAGTCACTCCAGTGGAGCAGAGGTCAAAGTTGATGCTTAAAATAGCAGATCTAATTGAAGCCAGATTGGATGAATTTGCTGAAGTGGAGTCACATGATCAAGGAAAGCCTGTTTCATTGGCTAAAAGAATTGACATTCCTCGTTTAATTCATAACTTTAGATATTTTGCAACTTATTGTTTGCATGATTTGAACAG ttcaaCTGTACAGCTTGAGGCCAGCGCTACTAACTACACTGTCAAGTGTCCTGTTGGTGTGGCTGGTCTAATCAGCCCCTGGAACTTGCCCCTGTATttgttaagttttaaaatagCTCCAGCCATAGCTTGTGGTAACACAGTAGTGGCCAAGCCCAGTGAGATGACTTCAGTTTCAACTCAGTTGCTGTGTCAAGTTTTCCAAGAAGCAG gtGTGCCTAAAGGTGTGATTAACATTGTCTATGGCTACGGGTGGACTGCAGGTACAGCTCTGGTAGAACACCCCCGAGTCCCTCTCATTTCTTTCACTGGTGGCACTGCCACAGGGGAGGTGATTCGCAAGAGTGCAGCACATCTCAACAAAAGATTTTCTTTGGAA CTTGGTGGAAAAAACCCTGCCATTATCTTTGATGACTGTAGTTTTGAGAAATGTGTCGAGACCACCATTCG GTCCAGTTTTGTCAACCAAGGAGAAGTTTGTTTATGTACAAGTCGTATCTTTGTCCAGAGAGGAATCTATGAGAAGTTTTTGGAAGCCTTTGTGGCTAAAGCAAA agCTTTGGTTGTGGGTGACCCAAAGGACCCCAACACTTTCTGTGGCGCCTTGATCAGCAAACAGCACAGAGAGAAAGTGGTGGGCTACATAGAGGGGGCTAGAAGTGGTGGGGCCACAATCAGATGTGGTCATGGAGTGGAGCACCTTTCTTTGCCAGACAGGTGCCAGAAT GGCTACTTTGTCCAACCAACGGTCATCTCTGATCTGCCAGACTCTGCCCCTGCCATGATGGATGAAATCTTTGGTCCAGTTACTTGTGTTGTCCCATTTGATGATGAGGCAGAG GTCATCCAGAGGGCTAACTCAGTTCGTTATGGACTCTGTGCTACATTGTGGACAGAAAATGTTTCTCGAGTCCACAGGATGTCTCCTAAATTAGAA TCGGCCACTATCTGGGTCAATTGTTGGCTGGTGCGTGACCTAAATATGCCGTTTGGAGGAATGAAAGATTCAGGAACTGGCAAAGAAGGGGGAAAATACTCAACAGAGTTTTTCACCCAGGAGAAGACCATCTGTATCCAACATTGA